One Ghiorsea bivora DNA window includes the following coding sequences:
- the nadA gene encoding quinolinate synthase NadA: MNIDVCVPRDRKLEATPSIQELYEQPESEVVSRIHTLKQQLGDQLLILGHHYQREEVIAFADITGDSLKLAQEAAKTQAPYIIFCGVHFMAEMADVLTDEHQTVILPDPAAGCSMADMANDEQVQRCWNELSQVITPDDCVTPMTYINSTAALKAFCGEHEGIVCTSGNAKRVMQWAWNKREKILFFPDQHLGENTALTMGIADEDMIIWDPFKPMGGNSEEDIKRAKLILWKGFCSVHQLFKAEHADTMRSNHPDIQILAHPECSREVCETADFVGSTEVIIQHVSNAPAGSKFAIATELNLVNRLRINHPDKPIWFLSPTVSMCSTMFRTDPQHLCYAMQAIVNGEGYHQIKVDHADRSNALKALQTMLDLG; encoded by the coding sequence AACTTTACGAACAACCAGAATCTGAAGTTGTTTCTCGTATTCATACGTTAAAACAACAGCTTGGTGACCAGCTTCTCATCTTAGGACACCATTACCAACGCGAAGAAGTGATTGCCTTTGCCGATATTACGGGTGACTCTCTTAAACTTGCGCAAGAGGCTGCAAAAACCCAAGCGCCTTACATTATCTTTTGCGGCGTTCACTTTATGGCTGAAATGGCAGACGTACTCACCGATGAGCACCAAACTGTCATTTTACCTGACCCTGCAGCAGGCTGTTCTATGGCAGATATGGCCAATGATGAACAAGTACAACGATGCTGGAATGAACTTTCACAAGTCATCACCCCTGATGATTGCGTCACCCCTATGACTTATATTAACTCTACGGCTGCACTCAAAGCATTTTGTGGTGAACATGAAGGCATTGTTTGCACCTCGGGCAATGCCAAACGTGTGATGCAATGGGCATGGAACAAACGCGAAAAGATTTTATTTTTTCCCGACCAACATTTGGGTGAAAACACAGCCTTAACCATGGGCATCGCCGATGAAGACATGATTATTTGGGATCCCTTCAAACCTATGGGTGGTAATAGCGAAGAAGATATCAAACGTGCCAAACTCATCCTTTGGAAAGGTTTTTGCTCTGTACACCAACTCTTTAAAGCAGAACACGCAGACACCATGCGTAGCAACCACCCTGATATTCAAATCTTGGCGCACCCAGAATGTTCACGTGAAGTCTGTGAAACAGCAGACTTTGTTGGCTCAACAGAAGTCATCATCCAACATGTGAGCAATGCACCTGCAGGTAGCAAGTTTGCCATTGCCACAGAGCTCAATCTGGTTAACCGCTTGCGTATCAACCACCCTGACAAACCCATTTGGTTTTTATCACCAACTGTAAGCATGTGCTCTACCATGTTTCGCACCGACCCCCAGCATTTATGTTATGCTATGCAAGCCATTGTGAATGGTGAGGGTTATCATCAAATCAAAGTAGATCATGCAGACAGAAGCAATGCCTTAAAAGCCTTACAAACCATGCTAGACTTAGGCTAA
- a CDS encoding OmpA family protein — protein MHISQRIFTFILLICISNPLWATTLDELNQQIQAFASSNQARFAPASMKKITAYQGAAMLAAEETSAFDNTDKSSDTLKHAIKQALITLDEAKNTTQFFSQSYHDLLQLEKQADKAYVYHHKPRMLAEQNVETYYQQAKVAMDTTIQATEKGELNQATQAAKQAKLAFLQAIDAAMPGLVEQSNNALYQASSMGAKRYAPRTWHDAEQALQALELYAENIQLPQAERKNIPRPERIGYALELAVYAQKLAIHAKALSRDKGSFEKLMLQAKQERLAYAKALQLKVDYDEVGVDVESSVIIKAIQALAQEPDQHIQQIQVLKAAFAKELQEKLQAQHEQDQKIFREKLLNMKSAFSSRLEQETFENKRQKKLRSLFKKGEVDIITNLDGSLIIRAKKIQFEPNSSKVDGKYFDFLARIKDALMLYPNRKISIEGHTDSTGDAKANRKLSLQRAEAVRKFLTAAGMSAERIRALGFGEAKPIASNMYKKGRAMNRRIDIVIGAPRG, from the coding sequence ATGCATATAAGCCAACGTATTTTTACATTTATCCTACTTATATGCATAAGTAACCCATTGTGGGCAACCACGCTTGATGAGCTTAACCAACAAATCCAAGCCTTTGCCAGCAGCAATCAGGCCCGCTTTGCACCAGCAAGTATGAAAAAAATTACAGCCTACCAAGGCGCAGCTATGTTGGCGGCAGAGGAAACCTCTGCATTTGATAATACGGATAAATCATCAGACACATTAAAACATGCCATCAAACAAGCACTCATCACGCTTGATGAAGCTAAAAATACGACTCAGTTTTTTAGCCAAAGCTACCACGACTTATTACAATTGGAAAAACAAGCCGATAAAGCCTATGTATACCATCATAAACCACGTATGCTGGCTGAACAAAACGTTGAAACATATTACCAGCAAGCCAAAGTAGCCATGGACACAACCATACAGGCAACTGAAAAAGGTGAGCTTAACCAAGCCACGCAAGCAGCCAAACAAGCTAAGCTTGCTTTTTTACAAGCCATTGATGCCGCAATGCCTGGTTTAGTGGAACAAAGTAACAACGCCCTATACCAAGCCAGTAGCATGGGAGCCAAACGTTACGCACCACGCACATGGCACGATGCAGAACAAGCATTGCAAGCATTAGAGTTATACGCTGAGAATATACAACTGCCTCAAGCAGAAAGGAAAAATATCCCGCGCCCTGAACGCATTGGTTATGCCTTAGAGCTTGCTGTATATGCGCAAAAGCTTGCAATCCATGCCAAAGCATTAAGCCGCGACAAAGGCAGTTTTGAAAAACTCATGCTACAAGCCAAACAAGAGCGCCTTGCCTATGCCAAGGCATTACAACTTAAGGTTGACTATGATGAAGTCGGTGTTGATGTGGAATCATCCGTCATCATAAAGGCTATTCAAGCACTTGCCCAAGAACCCGACCAACATATCCAACAAATTCAAGTCTTAAAAGCTGCTTTTGCCAAAGAACTTCAAGAAAAACTACAGGCGCAGCACGAACAAGATCAAAAAATCTTTAGAGAAAAATTATTAAACATGAAGTCGGCATTTTCTTCACGTTTAGAGCAAGAAACCTTTGAAAATAAAAGGCAAAAGAAACTACGTTCATTATTCAAAAAAGGTGAAGTAGATATTATCACCAACCTTGATGGTTCTCTGATTATTCGCGCCAAGAAAATTCAATTTGAACCCAACAGCAGTAAAGTGGATGGTAAATATTTCGATTTCCTAGCTCGAATCAAAGATGCGCTTATGTTGTACCCCAATCGTAAAATAAGCATAGAAGGACACACTGATAGTACGGGTGATGCCAAAGCCAATCGTAAACTTTCGCTGCAACGTGCTGAAGCCGTACGTAAATTTTTAACTGCTGCAGGCATGTCTGCAGAACGTATTCGTGCGCTAGGATTCGGTGAAGCCAAACCCATCGCCAGCAATATGTATAAAAAAGGTCGCGCCATGAATCGGCGCATTGATATCGTCATTGGAGCACCCCGTGGTTGA